The Diorhabda sublineata isolate icDioSubl1.1 chromosome 9, icDioSubl1.1, whole genome shotgun sequence nucleotide sequence AAAGGAGGGTGGAAGAGGCTGGATTGACCTTCTTAACCTGCACTCTCGATAGGTAATGATACTACGTGAATTCTTTCGTACTTAATCGTAAATCTCAACTCTGCACCGGATTATATCCAAAGCGCATAAGGATTATTCACTCTTCAACTTCGCATGCTAGAATCTGACTTAAATATAGTATTGGACACCGAGAAGCTGGAACAGTGGTCACGACAGGCACTACCCGGTATACATCATCATGACCTCAACCAACCACATATTGACAAAGAAGCTTCAAACAGATGGCTTACTAGCGTCAATCTCTTTCCAGCGACCGAAGGCTTCATGATGACTCtccaggatcaagttattaatacgaataactacaagaaaaatattattaaagatcCGAACACTCAATCTGACAAATGCAGAAAGTTCCAACAAATATCAGTGTTACCTAATACCGACTGTGTACATCGGCATAACCAAGTGTGCAACATTATCCACCAGAAACTGGTCAacaagttcggtcttctcaatacgtatacaccgtattacaagtaccagcggcagaaggtgctcgaaaatgacaattttagactctactacgataggtccattattaccgatagacaggtgacgaataacaAACCTGGTATCGTagtggttgatagaagagtcaattcaaTCCTTCTTGTCGATGTAACTATACCGAACACTCATAACGTTTTCAACAAACACGAGGAGAAACTGACCAAATATGTGGATCTCGTAATTGAGATTAAAGAGATGTGGCACAACACAATATTTTCACCTATTTTAGAACtcgtttttattaaaagaaacctaaaatcaagacgagtTACTAACGAAAACATGTGAAAGTGTCTAAGAAGTAAGAATTTGAAgtagtttatatattttcattgaaatatccTGAGCTCGGAGGTTGATAttctatttgattttcaatttattccagTTTTTATCATTTAGCTTCTCGTTAGGAGCATTTTCACAAGAATTAGAACTAATATTATGTGAAACATTATTAATGTTAAATAAAAcatgaattaaaattaattcaactaaataattagaataattaagattattccaaattatttttaattaatcaatattctCCTTACTTATAAAATCTGgatagaagaagaatttgatatGATaagatttttgagtttttataagGAGTAATTAAATCCACGTAATGTTCgtcagattttttttaaacttaaattaCTAAAGATTTAGTAccaaacacactgtttacactaccactacactcaCACTTTCACTATCAtacgcgcgttttgataaccaagttatcgtcttccgAGACTGAATGTGGACTGAAAATGACGTGTCTGAAGGTGTAGTTGTGAAAgttggtgtaatggtagtgTAAACATGATTCTCACCAAtgattccaaaaattccaacttagtataGTTTTggtatgtttcatttttttgtacatcTTGTAATAATCTCTACTGTCTTGACTTATATAACTtatataacttggttattgaagcATCGTTAGGCAATACATGTGAGATTCCAGAAATTTTAATCTGGTTAGCATTAAGGCCAGTTTACACGGTGCGAGCTAACGGGTCAGTTGAGACGGCAAGTAACTGTATGCCAGCTATTGTTACCGTTTAAATGGATCCGCCGAGCTACTGTCTCTTCAAGGATGGGCAGCTACTGAATGCGAGTAACTCcaagattttttgatttaacTAGCCACTTGCCTTCCCCCACGAGACATTAAGCCAGTAGCTCGCATCCTATTCGTTTAATTTGAACGGCGAGTACAGTACCTTGCTAGACAGTAGACGCGACGGCGCGCTCGCCGAACTTCTTAAAATGGCGGAACGTTGGAGCGGCCAAGAAAACGTGAAATTCGTTAACCTGTATCGAGACCAAGAAAATTTATGGAATTTGTTCGATTCggaatataaaaatagagaTGCACGGAGAACTTCGTTACAGCATATTGCTAAAGAAATGAATATCCCAGGATTCACTAAGAAAGatgtaactaaaaaaattaaaaatttgcgtTCAACATATAACCAAGAACTCATAAAAATGGAGAAAAGTAAGAAAAGTGGTAGTGGTACAGACGACATTTATAAGCCTTCTATAAAATGGCCAGAAAAGTCAAGGTTATTTCTAGTTTCACTCTAGCTGGGATAGCTTTACGCATAAATGTGTCACTGCGTTGAATACCTGTagcaattaaatttaaaagaatttcGAACTGTGAAGGCGTCAATCGCATAACAGCTTGATATTCACGAGGGTCCTGATAATATAGCTCTTTCATAATCATGCTTGTAGCTCCTGAGGATTTATTTTGCAACCAATTTCTGACCCAAATCcgtctttttctttttcttttcagatCACTTTCCATTTCTTTAATCAACTCATCGCACATAATTAAGGAAAAAGATTGTATTACCTTGCGTATCGCAATTTTTACTTTCGACATATTTTGTTTGTGACCCGCAAGCTCACTTCCTCGCAGAATTTTGATACCGTACAGCTACTTAACTAGGTGTAAACGGGTGAACAACTGCATATTTTGGTCCCCACTCGCCAAGTACAGCTACTGTTTACTGATCAGCCCAGCAACTGGCACTGTGTAAACTCCcctttatattaataatttcttacaGGTCTTACAGGCCTCACTCTACGGCTTATATTTTTACATACTTAATGCagtaaatttcaatgaaatctttgtattttggaaaaagaagtTAAAAGATTATATCTTTATTTGTAGGTTCTGTTCCTTCTTTAGCAGCTGGTCTGATTTTTGGGGGAGCTCTAGCTTATGGAGCTTTTGAAACAAGTAGAGATCCTTCAAACTATACATTTCAGTTGGCAACTACTTCAATTCTGGCTGGAGTAATGGGTTATAGGTATTATAATTCGGGTAAAATTATGCCGGCAGGTGCTGTCTGTTTATTGTCTGTGGCTATGATTCTTAGAATAGCTGGTAGAGCCAGTGGACTCACAGGACCTCGTCGGAACTAAATGcagatattgttttaaatattcattaatcTTATacattgttatatatatatatatatatatatatatatatatatatatatatatatatatatactattg carries:
- the LOC130448958 gene encoding transmembrane protein 14C; this translates as MDIPGFLYAGLVSAGGVFGYYKAGSVPSLAAGLIFGGALAYGAFETSRDPSNYTFQLATTSILAGVMGYRYYNSGKIMPAGAVCLLSVAMILRIAGRASGLTGPRRN